The Nomascus leucogenys isolate Asia chromosome 23, Asia_NLE_v1, whole genome shotgun sequence genome includes a window with the following:
- the LOC115832911 gene encoding 40S ribosomal protein S27-like — MPLTKDPFYPSPEEETQECLMQSPRHFMDMKCPGCCKITTVFSQAQTVVLCVGGSTVLCQPTGEKASLTEQCSFRRQQH; from the coding sequence ATGCCTCTCACAAAAGATCCCTTTTATCCCTCTCCAGAAGAGGAAACACAGGAGTGCCTGATGCAGAGCCCCAGGCACTTCATGGATATGAAATGCCCAGGATGCTGTAAAATCACCACGGTCTTTAGCCAGGCACAAACAGTAGTTTTATGTGTTGGTGGCTCCACTGTTCTCTGCCAGCCTACAGGAGAAAAAGCAAGCCTTACAGAACAATGTTCCTTCAGGAGGCAGCAGCATTAA